A genome region from Proteus vulgaris includes the following:
- the tkt gene encoding transketolase, translating to MTTRKTLANAIRFLSMDAVQKAKSGHPGAPMGMADIAEVLWRDFLNHNPTNPNWADRDRFVLSNGHASMLIYSLLHLSGYEVSLDDLKNFRQLHSKTPGHPEYGYTPGVETTTGPLGQGIANAVGFAIAERTLAAQFNRPGHDIVDHYTYAFMGDGCMMEGISHEACSLAGTLQLGKLIAFYDDNGISIDGQVHGWFTDNTAERFDAYGWHVISGIDGHDAASIKAAIEAAKQVTDKPSLLICKTTIGFGSPHKAGTADSHGSPLGDAEIAETRKALGWEYGAFEIPQEIYKEWDAKEAGKAKEAAWDAKFAAYAAQFPELAAEFKRRISGELPANWEKDAKAFIENLQQNPSSIASRKASQNALEAFGKVLPEFMGGSADLAPSNLTMWSGSKALNEDKAGNYIHYGVREFGMSAIMNGIALHGGFVPYGATFLMFMEYARNAVRMAALMKIRSIFVYTHDSIGLGEDGPTHQPVEQMASLRVTPNVSTWRPCDQVESAVAWKYAIDRKDGPTALIFSRQNLAQQPRTAEQLANIEKGGYILKDCAGTPELIFIATGSEVELAVSAYEQLTAEGRKVRVVSMPATDAFDKQDADYREAVLPTSVKARVAIEAGIADYWFKYVGLDGVIVGMNSFGESAPANELFEEFGFTVENVVTQAKSLLK from the coding sequence ATGACCACTCGTAAAACCCTTGCTAATGCGATCCGTTTTTTAAGTATGGATGCTGTGCAAAAAGCTAAATCAGGACACCCTGGCGCCCCTATGGGTATGGCTGATATTGCCGAAGTATTATGGCGTGATTTTTTAAATCATAACCCAACTAACCCTAACTGGGCTGATCGTGACCGTTTCGTTTTATCTAATGGTCATGCATCAATGCTGATTTATAGCTTATTGCACTTGTCTGGTTATGAAGTTTCTTTAGATGATCTGAAAAACTTCCGTCAATTACATTCTAAAACACCGGGCCACCCAGAATATGGTTATACCCCTGGTGTTGAAACAACAACGGGTCCTTTAGGTCAAGGTATTGCAAATGCAGTGGGTTTTGCAATTGCAGAACGTACATTAGCGGCTCAATTTAACCGTCCTGGTCATGATATTGTTGACCACTACACCTACGCCTTTATGGGTGATGGTTGTATGATGGAAGGTATCTCTCATGAAGCGTGTTCTTTAGCTGGAACATTACAATTAGGTAAACTAATCGCATTTTATGATGACAATGGTATCTCTATTGATGGTCAAGTCCATGGCTGGTTTACTGATAACACCGCAGAACGTTTCGATGCTTATGGCTGGCATGTCATCAGTGGTATTGATGGTCACGATGCAGCAAGCATTAAAGCTGCCATTGAAGCTGCAAAACAAGTCACAGACAAGCCTTCACTACTAATCTGTAAAACGACTATCGGTTTTGGTTCTCCTCATAAAGCGGGTACGGCTGATTCTCACGGTTCTCCATTAGGTGATGCAGAAATTGCTGAAACACGTAAAGCGTTAGGCTGGGAATACGGTGCATTTGAGATCCCACAAGAAATTTATAAAGAGTGGGATGCGAAAGAAGCAGGTAAAGCAAAAGAAGCGGCATGGGATGCTAAATTTGCGGCTTATGCAGCACAGTTCCCTGAATTAGCGGCTGAATTTAAACGTCGTATTTCTGGTGAATTACCCGCAAACTGGGAAAAAGATGCCAAAGCATTTATTGAAAATTTACAACAAAATCCTTCAAGCATTGCAAGCCGTAAAGCATCTCAAAATGCATTAGAAGCATTCGGTAAAGTATTACCAGAATTCATGGGTGGCTCTGCGGATTTAGCACCAAGTAACCTGACTATGTGGTCTGGTTCTAAAGCGCTGAATGAAGATAAAGCGGGTAATTACATCCATTATGGTGTACGTGAATTCGGTATGTCTGCAATTATGAATGGTATTGCATTACATGGCGGTTTTGTTCCATATGGTGCTACATTCCTGATGTTTATGGAATATGCACGTAACGCTGTGCGTATGGCTGCACTGATGAAGATCCGCAGTATCTTTGTTTATACACATGACTCCATTGGTCTCGGTGAAGATGGTCCAACTCACCAACCCGTTGAGCAAATGGCAAGCCTACGTGTCACTCCAAACGTGAGCACATGGCGTCCATGCGACCAAGTTGAATCAGCAGTTGCATGGAAATATGCAATTGATCGTAAAGATGGTCCAACAGCGCTGATCTTCTCTCGTCAAAATCTTGCACAGCAACCACGTACTGCAGAACAACTGGCAAATATCGAGAAGGGGGGGTATATCCTGAAAGATTGCGCTGGTACTCCAGAATTAATCTTTATTGCCACTGGTTCTGAAGTTGAATTAGCCGTTAGCGCTTATGAACAATTGACCGCTGAAGGCCGTAAAGTGCGTGTTGTTTCTATGCCAGCAACAGATGCATTTGATAAACAAGATGCAGATTACCGTGAAGCGGTATTGCCAACATCAGTGAAAGCACGCGTTGCTATTGAAGCGGGTATTGCTGACTACTGGTTCAAATATGTTGGTTTAGATGGTGTGATTGTCGGTATGAATAGCTTCGGTGAATCAGCACCTGCAAACGAATTATTTGAAGAGTTTGGTTTTACTGTTGAAAATGTGGTTACACAGGCAAAATCTTTACTTAAATAA
- the dtpB gene encoding dipeptide/tripeptide permease DtpB, with protein sequence MDKPAQVGLLQQPKPFFMIFFVELWERFGYYGVQGILAVYFVSKLGFSQEQAFITFGAFSALVYGLISIGGYVGDHLLGTKRTIVLGAIVLAIGYFMTGMSIMYPNLIFYALGTIAVGNGLFKANPASLLAKCYPPKDPRLDGAFTLFYMSINIGSLISLSIAPVLAERYGYALTYNICGIGLIMALLVYLFCRKMVANIGSEPDHLPMNFSKLLLVIVGSIVMVFICAWLLHNVMIANIVLVSLSIIVVFIYFREAFKQKDRVARNKMYVAFVLMLEAVIFYILYAQMPTSLNFFAIHNVHHTLLGFEINPVSFQALNPFWIIVASPILAIAYSYFGAKGKDLSMPAKFTAGMLLCSLGFLTAAASGMWFADAQGLTSPWFIVLVYLFQSLGELMISALGLAMVAAFVPQYMMGFILGMWFLTQATAYLLGGYVATFTAAPEGITDPLQTLPIYTDVFGKIGIVTLIVGIVMWATVPLLNRMMKEKNKDGKVTG encoded by the coding sequence ATGGATAAACCCGCTCAAGTCGGTTTATTACAACAGCCTAAACCGTTCTTTATGATTTTCTTTGTAGAATTATGGGAACGTTTTGGTTACTACGGCGTACAAGGTATTCTTGCCGTTTATTTTGTTAGTAAATTAGGCTTCTCTCAAGAACAGGCTTTCATTACTTTTGGTGCTTTCTCTGCACTGGTTTATGGGCTTATTTCTATTGGTGGTTATGTTGGTGACCACTTATTAGGAACAAAACGAACCATTGTTTTAGGTGCGATTGTTTTGGCTATCGGTTATTTCATGACTGGTATGTCAATTATGTATCCTAATTTAATTTTCTACGCATTAGGAACTATCGCAGTGGGTAATGGTTTATTTAAAGCCAACCCTGCCAGCTTATTAGCAAAATGTTATCCACCTAAAGACCCTCGTCTTGATGGCGCATTTACGCTATTTTATATGTCGATTAATATCGGCTCATTAATTTCTTTATCTATCGCCCCTGTACTTGCAGAACGTTACGGATATGCACTGACTTATAATATCTGCGGTATTGGCTTGATCATGGCGTTATTAGTTTATTTATTCTGCCGTAAAATGGTTGCCAATATTGGTTCTGAACCAGACCATTTACCAATGAACTTTAGTAAGCTGTTATTAGTTATTGTTGGCTCAATTGTGATGGTATTTATTTGTGCATGGTTACTGCACAACGTGATGATTGCAAATATCGTCTTAGTCAGTCTGTCTATTATTGTTGTCTTCATTTATTTCCGTGAAGCGTTTAAACAAAAAGACAGAGTTGCTCGTAATAAAATGTATGTTGCATTTGTTCTGATGTTAGAAGCTGTTATTTTCTATATTCTGTATGCTCAGATGCCAACTTCACTGAATTTCTTTGCTATTCATAACGTTCATCACACGCTTTTAGGCTTTGAGATTAACCCTGTCAGCTTCCAAGCACTCAACCCCTTCTGGATCATTGTTGCTAGCCCAATCCTTGCTATCGCTTACAGTTATTTTGGTGCGAAAGGTAAAGATTTATCCATGCCAGCAAAATTTACTGCGGGTATGCTCCTGTGCTCATTAGGATTCCTTACCGCGGCAGCATCAGGTATGTGGTTTGCCGATGCTCAAGGCTTAACATCACCTTGGTTTATCGTTCTAGTTTACTTATTCCAGAGCTTAGGTGAACTGATGATCAGTGCGTTAGGTTTAGCAATGGTTGCAGCGTTCGTACCACAATACATGATGGGATTTATTTTAGGTATGTGGTTCTTAACACAAGCGACCGCTTATCTATTAGGCGGTTATGTAGCGACTTTCACAGCCGCACCAGAAGGTATTACAGATCCACTACAAACATTACCTATTTATACTGATGTATTTGGTAAAATTGGTATTGTGACCTTAATTGTAGGTATCGTTATGTGGGCAACCGTACCTTTATTAAATCGTATGATGAAAGAAAAAAACAAAGACGGTAAAGTCACAGGTTAA
- the hpaR gene encoding homoprotocatechuate degradation operon regulator HpaR encodes MHESLTIALLQARESAMGFFRPVLKEHNLTEQQWRIIRVLADKRSIDFHELAQKSCILRPSLTGILIRMERDELICRLKPVSDQRKLFVSLSANGQSLYDKIQPKIEEGYQLLEQKFSTEKLQRLSRLLKELIALNLDDVEQSEK; translated from the coding sequence ATGCATGAATCATTAACTATCGCGCTATTACAAGCACGGGAATCTGCGATGGGTTTTTTTCGACCTGTTCTCAAAGAGCATAATCTGACAGAACAGCAATGGCGGATCATTCGCGTACTAGCGGATAAACGCTCTATCGATTTCCATGAGTTAGCGCAAAAATCGTGTATTCTTCGACCAAGTCTAACGGGTATTCTCATTAGAATGGAAAGAGACGAGCTAATTTGTCGTTTAAAACCGGTAAGTGACCAACGTAAACTCTTTGTATCACTTTCTGCCAATGGACAAAGTTTATACGATAAAATTCAGCCTAAAATCGAAGAAGGTTATCAATTACTTGAGCAAAAGTTTTCGACTGAAAAACTACAGCGGTTATCCCGATTATTAAAAGAGTTGATTGCGCTTAACTTAGATGATGTAGAACAATCAGAGAAATAA
- the epd gene encoding erythrose-4-phosphate dehydrogenase, whose product MTIRVAINGFGRIGRNVLRALYESGKRAEITVIAINELADAQGIGHLLKYDSSHGRFAWDVRINNDLLQVGDDTIRLFHHADITDLPWGELGIDVVLDCSGAYGSRADGEAHIAQGAKKVLFSHPGTTDLDATVVFGVNQHELKKEHRIVSNASCTTNCIIPIIKMMDDAFNIESGTVTTIHAAMNDQPVIDAYHKDLRRTRAAGQSIIPVDTKLAAGITRIFPKFKDHFEAISVRVPTINVTAIDLSVTVKTAVNVLDVNRLIQKSATGAFRGIVDYTELPLVSTDFNHDPHSAIVDGTQTRVSGQHLIKTLVWCDNEWGFANRMLDTTLAMATTGFK is encoded by the coding sequence ATGACAATCAGAGTCGCTATTAACGGTTTTGGTCGTATAGGGCGTAATGTGTTAAGAGCGCTTTATGAATCAGGTAAACGTGCTGAAATAACGGTTATTGCAATAAATGAATTGGCTGATGCTCAAGGCATTGGGCATCTTCTCAAGTATGATTCCAGCCACGGTCGTTTTGCTTGGGATGTACGAATAAATAACGATTTATTGCAAGTGGGTGATGATACCATTCGTTTATTTCATCATGCGGATATTACCGATTTGCCTTGGGGTGAACTTGGTATTGATGTTGTACTGGATTGTAGTGGTGCTTATGGTTCCCGTGCTGATGGTGAAGCACATATTGCACAAGGCGCAAAGAAAGTCCTGTTTTCTCATCCCGGTACAACGGATTTAGATGCAACGGTTGTTTTTGGTGTGAATCAACACGAACTTAAAAAAGAGCACCGAATTGTTTCAAACGCATCTTGTACAACAAATTGCATTATTCCTATCATTAAAATGATGGATGACGCGTTTAATATAGAATCAGGAACAGTAACAACAATCCATGCAGCCATGAACGATCAACCCGTGATTGATGCATACCATAAGGATTTACGCCGTACTCGTGCAGCAGGGCAATCTATTATTCCTGTTGATACGAAATTGGCCGCAGGAATTACTCGAATTTTCCCGAAATTTAAGGATCATTTCGAGGCAATTTCTGTACGAGTTCCTACAATTAATGTGACAGCCATTGATTTAAGTGTCACTGTAAAAACTGCTGTAAATGTGTTAGATGTCAATCGGTTAATTCAAAAATCAGCAACTGGCGCATTTCGTGGTATAGTGGATTACACAGAATTGCCATTAGTCTCAACTGATTTTAACCACGACCCTCATAGTGCAATCGTTGATGGCACACAAACACGAGTCAGTGGGCAACACCTGATCAAGACTTTAGTCTGGTGTGATAATGAATGGGGCTTTGCTAACAGAATGCTCGATACAACGTTAGCAATGGCTACAACTGGTTTTAAATAA
- the pgk gene encoding phosphoglycerate kinase, which produces MSVIKMTDLDLAGKRVLIRADLNVPVKDGKVTSDARIRASLPTIEAALKQGAKVMVTSHLGRPTEGEYNEEFSLKPVVDYLKDKLTAPVSLAKDYLNGVEVNAGELVVLENVRFNKGEKKDDETLSKQYAALCDVFVMDAFGTAHRAQASTHGVAKFAQVACAGPLLSAELEALGKALDKPARPMVAIVGGSKVSTKLTVLDSLSKIADQLIVGGGIANTFIAAEGHPVGRSLYEADLVDDAKKLMEKCDIPVPSDVRVATEFSETAEAVLKSASDIKDDEQVLDIGDVTAERLAEILKNAKTILWNGPVGVFEFPNFRKGTEIIAHAIAESEAFSIAGGGDTLAAIDLFDIADKISYISTGGGAFLEFVEGKKLPAVAMLEERAKQ; this is translated from the coding sequence ATGTCTGTAATTAAGATGACCGATTTAGACCTAGCGGGTAAACGAGTTCTTATCCGTGCTGACCTGAACGTTCCAGTTAAAGATGGTAAAGTCACTTCAGATGCGCGTATCCGTGCTTCTTTACCAACAATTGAAGCCGCGTTAAAACAAGGCGCTAAAGTGATGGTAACTTCTCACTTAGGTCGCCCTACCGAAGGTGAGTACAACGAAGAGTTCTCTTTAAAACCAGTTGTTGACTATCTGAAAGATAAATTAACTGCCCCAGTTAGCCTTGCTAAAGACTATTTAAATGGTGTTGAAGTTAATGCAGGCGAATTAGTTGTTCTTGAAAACGTTCGTTTTAATAAAGGCGAAAAGAAAGACGACGAAACGCTGTCTAAACAATATGCTGCATTATGTGATGTTTTCGTAATGGATGCATTCGGTACAGCTCACCGTGCTCAAGCATCAACTCATGGTGTTGCTAAGTTTGCGCAAGTTGCTTGCGCAGGTCCATTATTATCAGCAGAACTTGAAGCATTAGGTAAAGCATTAGATAAACCCGCTCGCCCAATGGTTGCAATTGTTGGTGGTTCTAAAGTTTCAACTAAACTGACTGTATTAGATTCTTTATCAAAAATTGCTGACCAATTAATCGTTGGTGGTGGTATTGCAAATACCTTTATCGCAGCGGAAGGTCATCCAGTAGGTCGCTCTTTATATGAAGCAGACCTTGTTGATGATGCTAAAAAACTGATGGAAAAATGCGATATTCCAGTACCAAGCGATGTTCGCGTTGCAACTGAATTCTCTGAAACTGCAGAGGCTGTTTTAAAATCAGCAAGTGATATCAAAGACGATGAACAAGTCCTGGATATCGGTGATGTAACTGCGGAACGTTTAGCTGAGATCCTGAAAAACGCGAAAACTATCCTGTGGAATGGTCCAGTAGGTGTGTTTGAATTCCCTAACTTCCGCAAAGGTACAGAAATCATTGCTCATGCAATCGCAGAGAGCGAAGCATTCTCTATCGCAGGGGGCGGTGATACGCTGGCGGCTATTGATTTATTTGATATCGCAGACAAAATCTCTTACATTTCAACCGGTGGTGGTGCTTTCTTAGAATTTGTTGAAGGCAAAAAACTTCCTGCTGTTGCAATGTTAGAAGAACGCGCTAAACAGTAA
- the fbaA gene encoding class II fructose-bisphosphate aldolase, with amino-acid sequence MSKVFDFVKPGVITGDDVQKVFAVAKENKFALPAVNCVGTDSINAVLEAAAKVRSPVIVQFSNGGAAFIAGKGLKSDVPQQAAILGAISGAHHVHQMAEYYGVPVILHTDHCAKKLLPWIDGLLDAGEKHYAKTGKPLFSSHMIDLSEESLEENIEICAKYLARMAKIDMTLEIELGCTGGEEDGVDNTGMDSSALYTQPEDVAYAYEKLSAVSPRFTIAASFGNVHGVYKPGNVQLTPKILRNSQDYVSEKFNLPHNSLDFVFHGGSGSSAAEIKEAVDYGVIKMNIDTDTQWATWDGILQFYKKNEGYLQGQLGNPEGADKPNKKYYDPRNWLRHAQVSMVVRLEQAFKELNSVDVL; translated from the coding sequence ATGTCTAAAGTTTTTGATTTCGTGAAACCGGGTGTCATCACGGGTGATGATGTACAAAAAGTATTTGCAGTAGCAAAAGAAAACAAATTTGCTCTGCCTGCGGTTAACTGTGTAGGTACTGACTCAATCAATGCTGTGTTAGAAGCTGCTGCGAAAGTTCGTTCTCCTGTTATTGTACAGTTCTCTAACGGTGGTGCTGCATTTATCGCAGGTAAGGGTCTTAAATCTGATGTGCCACAGCAAGCGGCTATTCTAGGCGCAATTTCTGGTGCTCATCATGTGCATCAAATGGCTGAATACTACGGTGTTCCTGTTATTCTGCATACTGACCACTGTGCAAAAAAATTATTACCATGGATTGATGGTCTGTTAGATGCGGGTGAAAAACACTACGCTAAAACAGGGAAACCACTGTTCTCTTCTCACATGATTGACTTATCTGAAGAGTCATTAGAAGAAAACATCGAAATCTGTGCTAAATATTTAGCGCGTATGGCTAAAATCGATATGACTTTAGAAATCGAATTAGGCTGTACGGGTGGTGAAGAAGACGGCGTTGATAACACCGGTATGGACAGCTCTGCGCTTTATACTCAACCAGAAGACGTTGCTTATGCCTACGAAAAACTGAGTGCGGTAAGTCCTCGTTTCACTATCGCGGCTTCTTTCGGTAACGTACATGGTGTTTATAAACCAGGTAATGTTCAGTTAACACCAAAAATTCTACGTAACTCACAAGACTACGTATCTGAGAAATTCAATCTGCCACACAATAGCTTAGATTTCGTTTTCCACGGTGGTTCTGGTTCTTCTGCTGCTGAAATCAAAGAAGCTGTTGACTATGGCGTTATCAAAATGAATATCGATACTGATACTCAGTGGGCGACTTGGGATGGTATCTTACAGTTCTACAAAAAGAACGAAGGTTATCTGCAAGGCCAGTTAGGTAACCCAGAAGGGGCTGATAAACCTAACAAGAAATATTACGACCCACGTAACTGGTTACGTCACGCACAAGTATCAATGGTTGTTCGTTTAGAACAAGCATTTAAAGAGCTGAATTCAGTTGATGTATTGTAA
- the hpaC gene encoding 4-hydroxyphenylacetate 3-monooxygenase, reductase component: protein MSEEKQANPLFRDAMASLGAAVNIVATNGDAGCCGLTATAVCSVTDNPPTVMVCINGKSQMNTIFQENGKLSINILNHEQEEMACHFAGMTGLAMADRFTQPGWQNGQLQQPILTNALACLEGDIYDVRQVGTHFVYMTEIKNISVREDGDGLIYFKRRFHSVKNEQVTISV, encoded by the coding sequence ATGTCTGAGGAAAAACAGGCTAACCCACTTTTTCGGGATGCAATGGCCAGCTTAGGCGCTGCGGTCAATATCGTGGCAACAAATGGCGATGCGGGATGTTGTGGCTTAACAGCAACAGCGGTATGTTCTGTTACTGATAACCCGCCTACCGTGATGGTTTGCATCAACGGTAAAAGCCAAATGAATACCATTTTTCAAGAAAATGGAAAATTAAGTATCAATATATTGAATCATGAGCAGGAAGAAATGGCCTGCCATTTCGCCGGAATGACTGGGCTTGCGATGGCCGATCGTTTTACCCAACCAGGATGGCAAAACGGACAACTACAACAGCCGATATTAACAAATGCACTCGCCTGCTTAGAAGGCGATATTTATGACGTGCGCCAAGTCGGTACACATTTTGTTTATATGACCGAAATTAAGAATATTTCAGTACGTGAAGATGGTGATGGACTTATTTATTTCAAACGTCGTTTCCATTCTGTTAAAAATGAACAAGTAACAATCTCTGTTTAA
- a CDS encoding SMI1/KNR4 family protein, translating into MKFFKDTQIIFEQSLNGLTENEVNSYFPQFFQGKDLFIEFYKQTNGGYFTHGAVFYRDHFNIDNLKDYNAMEVESFNFIKSNQYVKSDYLLSICEVIRYRSNASSKLQNFIKNNIPFAGDAGDNDYWIEIPTGRIRYTHSTDPDWADNIIDIAPSFYDFCLYLQSKRRVL; encoded by the coding sequence ATGAAATTTTTTAAAGATACTCAAATAATATTTGAGCAATCATTAAATGGACTCACAGAAAATGAAGTGAATTCTTACTTTCCTCAATTCTTTCAAGGTAAAGACTTATTTATTGAATTCTATAAACAAACTAATGGCGGGTACTTTACTCATGGAGCAGTTTTTTACCGAGATCATTTTAATATCGATAATCTTAAAGATTACAATGCAATGGAAGTTGAATCATTTAATTTTATAAAATCGAATCAATATGTTAAGTCTGATTACTTACTTTCTATTTGTGAAGTGATTAGATACAGATCTAATGCATCATCGAAGTTGCAAAATTTTATAAAAAATAATATTCCTTTTGCTGGCGATGCGGGTGATAATGATTATTGGATAGAGATCCCAACAGGACGTATCAGATATACACATTCTACGGATCCTGATTGGGCTGATAATATTATTGACATTGCGCCTTCATTTTATGACTTTTGTCTATATTTACAGTCTAAAAGACGAGTCTTATAA
- the betT gene encoding choline BCCT transporter BetT, with translation MSQQNDITPQKVRMKINPPVFYTSALLILLVVGFSALFPELANDKLGHLQENLFTNASWFYILAVALVLLSVTYLGLSRFGQIKLGPDHARPHFSYFAWFAMLFSAGMGIGLMFFGVAEPVMHYLMPPTGEAQTIEAAKEAMRLTFFHWGLHAWAIYAIVALILAFFSYRHGLPLTLRSALYPIIGDRIHGPIGHAVDIFAVMGTVFGVATSLGFGVLQVNAGLNHLFNVPINPTIQVILIVVITGLATISVVSGLEKGIRFLSELNLGLAVILLLLVITLGPTVLILKSFVENTGGYLSEIVSKTFNLYAYEPKSSDWLGGWTLLYWGWWLSWSPFVGMFIARISRGRTIREFVVGVLFVPAGFTLLWMTVFGNTAIHLIKDKGAEALANIVQQDVSLALFEFLNYFPFSSVLSFFAMLMVVVFFVTSADSGAMVVDTLASGGDSETPVWQRIFWAALMGVSAITLLLAGGLTALQTVTIASALPFSMVLLASIYGLIKALRVDVYKRDSQQLTTIAPPASRNPIPWQRRLRNIAYFPKRSHVKRFMDEVIQPSMEMVSAELSKQATQCFIHNEEDDRIAIEVDLGDDMNFFYEVRLRFYTQPAFALAGLSDEEKDEEHKYYRAEIHLKEGGQDYDVMGWTKEQIIHDILDQYEKHIHFLHVLGKQ, from the coding sequence ATGAGTCAACAAAACGATATAACCCCTCAAAAAGTTAGGATGAAAATTAATCCTCCCGTTTTTTATACATCAGCGTTGTTAATTTTACTTGTCGTTGGTTTCTCTGCATTATTTCCAGAGTTGGCTAATGATAAACTAGGTCATCTTCAGGAAAACCTCTTCACAAATGCGAGCTGGTTCTACATTCTAGCCGTTGCATTGGTTTTGCTGAGTGTGACTTATTTAGGTCTTTCCCGTTTTGGTCAAATCAAGTTAGGACCTGATCATGCTCGCCCTCACTTTAGTTATTTTGCTTGGTTTGCCATGCTTTTTTCAGCAGGAATGGGAATTGGCTTAATGTTCTTTGGTGTTGCTGAACCAGTTATGCATTACCTGATGCCTCCGACGGGTGAAGCTCAAACCATAGAAGCAGCAAAAGAAGCGATGAGATTAACCTTTTTCCATTGGGGATTACATGCATGGGCTATTTACGCCATTGTCGCCTTGATCTTAGCTTTCTTCTCTTATCGCCATGGTTTACCATTAACACTGCGCTCTGCGCTTTATCCAATTATTGGCGATCGCATACATGGTCCAATTGGTCATGCTGTTGATATTTTTGCCGTTATGGGTACCGTATTTGGTGTCGCAACCTCCCTTGGCTTTGGTGTTCTCCAAGTTAATGCGGGTTTAAATCACCTCTTTAATGTACCTATTAATCCAACTATTCAAGTCATATTAATTGTTGTAATAACAGGACTTGCAACTATCTCTGTTGTTTCTGGATTAGAAAAAGGGATCCGCTTTTTATCTGAACTTAACTTAGGATTAGCGGTTATTCTTCTTTTATTAGTCATTACGCTCGGTCCAACCGTATTGATATTAAAATCATTTGTTGAAAATACGGGAGGATATCTATCCGAAATAGTCAGTAAAACCTTTAATCTTTACGCGTACGAGCCAAAATCGAGTGATTGGTTAGGGGGATGGACACTGCTTTATTGGGGATGGTGGCTTTCATGGTCTCCCTTTGTCGGAATGTTTATTGCCCGTATTTCTCGAGGCCGTACTATTCGTGAGTTTGTTGTGGGTGTTCTGTTTGTTCCAGCAGGCTTTACCTTACTTTGGATGACCGTTTTTGGTAACACGGCAATCCATTTAATCAAAGATAAAGGTGCAGAAGCACTCGCCAATATCGTACAGCAAGATGTGTCATTAGCGTTATTTGAATTCTTAAATTACTTTCCTTTCTCGTCTGTTTTATCCTTCTTTGCGATGCTGATGGTCGTTGTCTTCTTTGTGACTTCAGCAGACTCTGGCGCGATGGTTGTTGATACTTTAGCTTCTGGTGGTGATAGCGAAACCCCCGTATGGCAACGTATTTTCTGGGCAGCTTTAATGGGGGTTTCCGCGATTACTTTATTGTTAGCGGGGGGGTTAACTGCACTACAAACCGTCACCATTGCAAGCGCACTTCCCTTCTCAATGGTATTACTTGCTTCTATTTATGGGCTAATAAAAGCATTACGAGTCGATGTCTATAAACGTGATAGTCAACAACTAACGACAATAGCACCACCAGCAAGCCGCAATCCGATCCCTTGGCAACGTCGTTTAAGAAATATTGCCTATTTCCCTAAACGCTCTCATGTAAAACGTTTTATGGATGAAGTGATCCAGCCTTCAATGGAAATGGTGTCTGCTGAGTTAAGTAAGCAAGCGACACAATGTTTTATCCATAATGAAGAAGATGATCGAATTGCTATTGAAGTTGACTTAGGCGATGACATGAATTTCTTCTATGAAGTTCGCCTACGCTTTTATACTCAACCCGCCTTTGCTTTAGCAGGACTCAGTGATGAAGAAAAAGATGAAGAGCACAAATATTATCGTGCTGAAATTCATTTAAAAGAAGGTGGACAAGATTACGATGTAATGGGTTGGACGAAAGAACAAATCATTCACGATATTCTTGATCAGTACGAAAAACACATTCACTTCTTACATGTATTAGGTAAACAATAA